CCGACCTGACAGAGCACTCCGGCTTGCTTGACCGCGGCGGCGAACTCGTCGGCTTTGGCGCTGTTCTCGGCCAGGGGCTTCTCGCAGAAGATATCCTTGTGTCGGGCCATGGCGCTGATGGCGATGGGAAGATGGGTCTGGGCCGGAGTAACGATATCGACGGCGTCGACCCGGTCGAGAAAATCCTCGAAGTTTTCGCTGACATGGTCCGCGGGCAGGCCTTCGCTGAGGCAGCGCCGGCGTTCGTCGGCCGCGAGTTCGGCAACAAAGACCTCGACCCCGAGACCGCGCAGAATTCTGAGATGGTTACTGCCCCAGCGGCCGCTGCCGATCTGTAATATCTTCATTCGCAATACCTCCTGAAAAGGCCTCACTGGCGCGAGGCGGAAAAATGTCAGCGTTTAAGAGCGCGCCTTGAAATCGGCGGTCAATTTTTTATGCAGCAGTTTGGCTCCAACGGCGATCGCCAACAGCAGGATGGAGGCGATGGCGGCCCGGGTGCAGAAACCTTCCTGAGCGCTGCTGCCGTAGAGGGCAAAGACCAGGGCTTCGGGAAGAAAACCGACCAGTGAGCCGGCAATGAACTGAGCCGTTCGCACCCTGGTCACGGCAATCAGAACATTGACCAGCAGGCAGGCCAGTGGCAGCTGGCGGATGAGAATTACCGCGAGAAAGCCGTTGCGGGTGACCAGGCGATCGGCGCTTTCAAGATAGGCCCCGATCCGGCCCGGGAAAAACGGCCGTCCCAGGGCCCGGACCAGCCCGAACACCGGCAGCGAGCCCAACAGTGCCGCCAGTACCGAATAGACCGTGCCCCAGCCGGCGCCGTAGATAATGCCGCCGGCCAGGCTGACGGCATTGCGGCCGACCCCGGCCAGGATGAGCAGGGCGCCGCCGGCGACGAATAGCGTTTTTGCGGCCAACGGCGGCAGCCCGACCAGCTGTTCCCTGAGGAAAGGCAGATGGCGCGGATCGAGATAGTTGCCGAGGCCGGAAAAATGGGTCAACCCCAGCAGGCCGCAGAGGATTGCTATCAGAATCAGGGTGCGCCGTGGAATCCGGACCCCGGAAGCGGTGTTGTCGGCCTTCATCAGAAATTCGTCAATCGCCGGCCGCCTGGGGTTGACCGTCCCGGCAGCGTTGGCCGGGGACACAGCGGCTCTGCCACCAGCGCATGGCCAGGCAGTCGACGAGGCCGCGAAACAGGCGGTTGCCGATCCCATATTTCGACACCCCCAGGCGCCGGAGGCGGTGATTGACCAAAAGTTCCTCGACTTCATAGCCCTGAAGCCGCAGCAGCGTCGGCAGAAAGCGGTGCATGCCGTTAAAAATCGGGATTTCTCTGAGAGCGTCACGGCGCAGGATGCGGAAGGTGCAGCCGGCGTCGCGGATGCGGTCGCCGGTAACCAGGTTGCGGAAAGTGTTGGCCGCGCGAGAGGAAAGCCGTTTGACCCAGTCATCCTCGCGTCTGCGGCGGACGCCGCAGACCGCGGCCACCCCCTGTTTTTCAATCCGGGCGAGCAGATTGGGGATGTCGGCCGGGTCGTTCTGGAGATCGCCGTCCATGGTAATGATGTAGCGGCCTCGGGCCCGATGAAAGCCGCTCGCCGTGGCCGCGCTTTCACCGCAGTTGCGCCGGTGAAAAACGATCTTGAGGCGGGGTTCGCGTGTGCCGAAATCCGCCAGTTTTTCCCGGCT
This portion of the Pseudomonadota bacterium genome encodes:
- a CDS encoding TVP38/TMEM64 family protein, which produces MKSRNFWSITASGAWGCRNMGSATACFAASSTAWPCAGGRAAVSPANAAGTVNPRRPAIDEFLMKADNTASGVRIPRRTLILIAILCGLLGLTHFSGLGNYLDPRHLPFLREQLVGLPPLAAKTLFVAGGALLILAGVGRNAVSLAGGIIYGAGWGTVYSVLAALLGSLPVFGLVRALGRPFFPGRIGAYLESADRLVTRNGFLAVILIRQLPLACLLVNVLIAVTRVRTAQFIAGSLVGFLPEALVFALYGSSAQEGFCTRAAIASILLLAIAVGAKLLHKKLTADFKARS
- a CDS encoding glycosyltransferase: MNTYKPELSVVIPIFDEEENIFPLLEELTTALDKLGRAFEIICVDDASRDHSREKLADFGTREPRLKIVFHRRNCGESAATASGFHRARGRYIITMDGDLQNDPADIPNLLARIEKQGVAAVCGVRRRREDDWVKRLSSRAANTFRNLVTGDRIRDAGCTFRILRRDALREIPIFNGMHRFLPTLLRLQGYEVEELLVNHRLRRLGVSKYGIGNRLFRGLVDCLAMRWWQSRCVPGQRCRDGQPQAAGD